A window of Nicotiana tabacum cultivar K326 chromosome 24, ASM71507v2, whole genome shotgun sequence contains these coding sequences:
- the LOC142178411 gene encoding uncharacterized protein LOC142178411: MTTTLNKTLPDISKLEPLDGNNYKRWSWKLLIFFEQLEVDYVLFNDLPADIVAESSNTANIVVADDAAKKKFKKDNKTVRGHLLNHMTNPLFDLFINYKSAKVIWDSLEKKYGEDDVGKKKYVVGKWIKFQMVDDKPVMEQVHEYENLTADVLNEGMEMCEFLQANVLLEKFPPFWSDYRNQLKHKKKKLTLQVLISHIRTEEANRLKDEESERLKDKMKSFSRLILLKLTLWNLLVLL; this comes from the coding sequence ATGACCACCACTTTGAACAAAACACTTCCTGATATCTCAAAGCTTGAGCCTTTAGATGGAAACAATTATAAGCGTTGGTCCTGgaaacttttaattttctttgaaCAATTAGAAGTTGATTATGTTTTGTTTAACGATCTTCCTGCTGATATTGTTGCTGAAAGTTCTAATACTGCTAATATTGTTGTTGCTGATGATGCTGCTAAGAAGAAATTTAAAAAGGATAATAAAACAGTGAGAGGGCATCTGCTTAACCATATGACTAACCCTCTATTTGAtttgtttataaattataaatctGCTAAAGTCATATGGGACAGTTTGGAGAAGAAATATGGAGAAGATGACGTGGGAAAAAAGAAGTATGTGGTTGGAAAGTGGATTAAGTTTCAGATGGTTGATGATAAGCCAGTCATGGAGCAGGTTCACGAGTATGAGAACTTGACTGCTGATGTTTTGAACGAAGGCATGGAAATGTGTGAGTTTCTCCAGGCTAATGTTCTACTTGAAAAGTTTCCACCTTTCTGGAGTGATTACAGGAATCAACTGAAACACAAGAAGAAAAAATTAACTCTTCAAGTACTGATCAGTCACATAAGGACTGAGGAAGCAAACCGTCTCAAAGATGAGGAGTCTGAACGGCTTAAGGATAAGATGAAATCTTTCTCTCGCTTAATTCTTCTAAAGTTAACCTTGTGGAATCTTTTAGTACTTTTGTGA